In Hydractinia symbiolongicarpus strain clone_291-10 chromosome 4, HSymV2.1, whole genome shotgun sequence, the following proteins share a genomic window:
- the LOC130641637 gene encoding cyclin-dependent kinase 2 homolog produces the protein MTSVATRMNHFFSTNSIPMDLQADDITDELPKRRAFSRVRKLSKRLSSTFKSSFSLRDATEDTPVASIDRNLTQKNKGPKTGLGRVLSLQTFHESEVFKDKTGTEQTEKMQNHSIFSTMNLSTEHPHDNIRRVLSVPDSAEMRSSSPYGKLEYYTKLEQLGEGSYATVYKGVSKINNILVALKEIRLQEDEGIPFTAIREASLLKDLKHANIVRLHDIIPAKKHLVLVFEYLHTDLCMFLEERPFGLHAQNAKLLLFQLFRGLCYIHQKKILHRDIKPQNILLSNRGELKLADFGLARAKSVPSQTYTNEIVTLWYRPPDVLLGSTHYTTSLDMWGVGCIFVEMISGYPLFPGVKSAQDQLNKIFKVTGTPTVEEWPHVNNILYTRDDFVKYPKQKLSNQVPRLRIIQYASEMADKMLQLEPTNRISASDALHHKYFIDLPKSIYALPAVTSIFTIPGIKMADDHKRPDTGRPRSSQSNHGHYV, from the exons ATGACATAACTGATGAGCTTCCAAAGCGAAGGGCATTTTCTCGAGTacgaaaattgtcaaaaagacTCTCGTCAACTTTCAAATCTT cTTTTTCTCTTCGTGATGCCACAGAGGATACACCAGTA GCCTCCATTGATCGAAATTTAACACAGAAGAATAAGGGGCCAAAGACAGGCCTAGGAAGAGTATTGTCATTACAAACATTTCACGAGTCTGAAGTTTTCAAAGACAAAACTGGAACagaacaaacagaaaaaatgcAGAATCACAGTATTTTTAGCACTATGAACCTATCCACAGAACACCCACATGATAATATAAGAAGAGTTCTATCAGTACCTGACTCAGCGGAAATG CGCTCTTCGTCTCCTTATGGTAAACTTGAGTATTACACTAAACTAGAACAACTTGGTGAAGGATCCTATGCTACTGTTTATAAAGGAGTCAGCAA GATAAATAATATACTTGTGGCATTGAAAGAGATCAGACTACAGGAAGATGAGGGTATACCATTCACAGCTATTAGAGAAG CGTCACTATTAAAGGACTTAAAGCATGCCAATATTGTTCGACTACACGACATTATTCCAGCAAAAAAACACCTGGTTTTGGTATTTGAATACCTA caTACAGACTTATGCATGTTTCTAGAAGAGAGACCGTTTGGATTGCATGCACAAAACGCCAAG CTACTTCTGTTCCAGTTGTTTCGTGGTCTTTGTTATATTcatcaaaaaaagattttgcataG gGATATTAAAcctcaaaatattttgttgagtAATCGTGGAGAGTTAAAATTGGCAGATTTTG GATTAGCTCGTGCGAAGTCAGTTCCTAGCCAAACGTATACAAACGAAATAGTCACTTTGTG GTATAGACCACCGGACGTTTTACTTGGTTCGACACATTACACAACCTCACTGGATATGTG GGGTGTTGGCTGTATCTTTGTAGAGATGATTAGCGGTTACCCATTGTTCCCAGGTGTAAAAAGTGCACAAGAtcagttaaataaaatttttaaa GTGACTGGAACACCTACTGTCGAGGAATGGCCACATGTAAACAATATTTTGTACACTCGCG acGACTTTGTAAAGTATCCGAAGCAAAAGTTATCCAATCAAGTACCGCGGCTACGTATCATCCAATATGCGTCTGAGATGGCTGATAAAATGTTACAG CTTGAACCGACCAATAGGATATCTGCATCAGACGCATTACATCATAAATATTTTATAGACTTACCGAAAAGCATTTATGCCTTACCCGCAg TGACGTCAATATTTACTATACCTGGTATAAAAATGGCGGATGATCACAAAAG ACCGGATACTGGAAGGCCTAGAAGCAGCCAAAGTAACCACGGACACTACGTATGA